The Pricia mediterranea genome includes a window with the following:
- a CDS encoding thiol-disulfide oxidoreductase DCC family protein — protein sequence MTAEPDRTTYRPEKPLLVWDGQCGFCKYWVTRWKKITGDAVRYVPYQDIHEEIPDIPKEAFQKAVRLILSDGRVISGAGAAYRTLEYSKTWNRLYGYYQKSQFFRTLSDLGYSYVADHRPFMYNLTQAFFGEDPNKPKPYWVFYLVGIIVLILVFV from the coding sequence ATGACAGCAGAGCCCGATCGCACCACTTACCGCCCCGAAAAGCCCCTCTTGGTTTGGGACGGGCAATGCGGATTTTGCAAGTATTGGGTCACCCGTTGGAAAAAGATCACTGGCGACGCGGTTCGATATGTTCCCTATCAGGATATCCACGAAGAAATTCCCGATATCCCTAAGGAGGCATTTCAAAAGGCGGTCCGTTTGATTTTATCGGATGGAAGGGTGATCAGCGGTGCCGGTGCGGCCTATCGTACGTTGGAATATTCTAAAACGTGGAATCGGTTGTATGGGTATTATCAAAAATCGCAGTTTTTTAGGACGCTTAGCGATCTCGGCTACAGCTATGTTGCCGATCATCGCCCTTTTATGTACAACCTGACCCAAGCTTTTTTCGGGGAAGACCCGAACAAACCGAAACCTTATTGGGTCTTTTACCTGGTAGGGATTATAGTGTTGATCCTTGTTTTCGTATAA
- a CDS encoding sensor histidine kinase, which yields MSGNEEMQSLNEELETSKEELESTNEELVVVNRELTEKQEELNDALAYSEDIIAAVREPFLVLDSDLRIQKTNSSFIEKFDMDEEEVAGQHFLEIQNGQWNRDELRNMLEKILPKEQKVVDEEMVVETERDGERIFRFNARRIIREKDSEKLILLEIADITERKTVERNYQTTIEELNRTNEQLDQFVHVASHDLQEPLRKITTFAGRITDKGDNIHQEDLETYLKKIKSASARMSSLIKNLLNFARLAHHEKLFEQTDLNDVLDDILSDFELLIEQKEAELQVGQLSTIEAIPLQVNQLFYNLVSNALKFSKEGVPPLLSISSRKYSKTEVKERPALDPDLSYYEIVFRDNGIGFSEKYGEQIFTIFQRLNPSSQYLGTGIGLALCKRIAENHHGDIFAESKEGQGAAFHVILPVAQPKKRDNKKKL from the coding sequence TTGAGCGGTAACGAGGAGATGCAGAGCCTGAACGAGGAACTGGAAACCTCGAAGGAAGAATTGGAATCTACCAACGAAGAACTGGTGGTCGTCAACCGCGAGCTGACCGAGAAGCAGGAAGAGCTGAACGATGCCCTGGCCTATTCCGAAGATATTATCGCCGCGGTCCGGGAGCCGTTTTTAGTGCTCGACTCCGATTTGCGTATCCAAAAGACCAACAGCTCTTTTATCGAAAAATTCGATATGGATGAAGAAGAGGTTGCAGGCCAGCATTTTCTCGAGATACAGAACGGGCAATGGAACCGGGACGAACTGCGCAACATGCTCGAAAAAATACTTCCCAAGGAGCAAAAAGTTGTCGATGAGGAAATGGTGGTAGAGACCGAAAGAGACGGCGAACGTATTTTTCGGTTCAACGCCAGACGAATCATTCGGGAAAAGGATTCGGAAAAACTGATTCTTTTGGAAATTGCCGATATTACCGAAAGAAAGACGGTGGAGCGAAATTACCAGACCACCATAGAGGAGCTGAACCGCACCAACGAGCAGTTGGACCAGTTCGTGCACGTCGCCAGCCATGATTTACAGGAGCCCCTGCGTAAGATCACCACGTTTGCCGGCCGTATCACCGACAAGGGGGACAACATTCACCAAGAGGATTTGGAAACCTATCTTAAAAAGATAAAATCGGCCTCTGCCCGGATGTCCTCCTTGATCAAGAACTTACTGAACTTCGCCCGTCTGGCCCACCACGAAAAACTCTTCGAGCAGACCGACCTGAACGACGTGCTCGATGACATCTTATCCGATTTTGAACTGCTGATAGAACAAAAGGAAGCGGAACTGCAGGTGGGGCAGCTTTCGACCATCGAGGCCATCCCCCTACAGGTCAACCAACTTTTCTACAACCTGGTCAGCAACGCGCTAAAATTTTCCAAGGAGGGCGTGCCCCCGCTACTTTCCATATCCTCCAGAAAATATTCCAAAACCGAAGTCAAGGAACGGCCTGCGCTAGACCCGGACCTATCGTATTACGAAATTGTTTTTAGGGACAACGGCATCGGATTCAGCGAGAAGTACGGCGAACAGATCTTTACCATTTTTCAACGTCTGAACCCCTCTAGCCAGTACCTCGGTACGGGCATCGGCCTGGCCCTCTGCAAACGCATCGCCGAAAACCACCACGGGGATATCTTTGCCGAATCCAAGGAGGGGCAGGGGGCGGCCTTCCACGTCATCTTGCCTGTGGCGCAACCGAAGAAGCGGGACAATAAGAAGAAATTATAG
- a CDS encoding IS3 family transposase (programmed frameshift), translated as MRRKARHYTDEFKQKAVELTYARGSIVEICRELDIPRSVLGRWRKEMGELGPNSFPGRGNAKMTDEQKEIGRLEKRLRDAELERDIPKKGHWHLLRERQEIYRFIKDHKKEFPVGKMCKVFKVSRSGFYAWQNHMPSKRDNENRMLLCEIMRVHERSKASYGSPRMTDELRARGFDVSRPRVARLMRKNGIRAVHAKKFVVTTDSKHRYPVVENKLDRDFSAGESGRAWVSDITYVKTAKGWLYLTVVLDLFDRKVLGWSQSDDLCAEKTTVAAWKMAVVNRPPSKKLIFHSDRGIQYACHDFVNLLDSYKCVERSMSRKGNCWDNAVAESFFKTIKVELIYRNGYREKKEAALSIFEWIETWYNRNRRHSALGNMTINEFEKSMQLKNVA; from the exons ATGAGAAGAAAAGCAAGACATTACACTGATGAGTTCAAGCAAAAGGCCGTGGAACTGACCTATGCACGCGGTAGCATCGTTGAGATCTGCCGTGAACTTGACATCCCCAGATCTGTACTGGGCAGATGGAGAAAGGAGATGGGCGAACTCGGCCCCAACAGTTTTCCGGGCCGTGGCAACGCGAAAATGACCGATGAACAAAAAGAGATAGGCCGGTTGGAGAAACGCCTGAGGGACGCGGAACTTGAACGCGACATCC CTAAAAAAGGCCATTGGCATCTTCTCCGCGAGCGACAGGAAATCTACCGGTTCATAAAGGACCACAAAAAGGAATTCCCTGTCGGGAAGATGTGCAAAGTCTTCAAGGTAAGCAGAAGCGGATTTTATGCATGGCAGAACCATATGCCCTCGAAGCGCGACAACGAGAACCGGATGTTGCTTTGCGAAATAATGCGTGTGCACGAACGGAGCAAGGCCAGTTACGGGAGCCCCCGTATGACCGATGAGCTCAGGGCCCGTGGGTTCGATGTGTCCAGGCCACGGGTGGCCAGGTTGATGAGGAAAAACGGGATACGGGCGGTCCACGCCAAAAAGTTTGTGGTAACGACCGATTCCAAACACAGGTATCCGGTGGTGGAAAACAAACTGGACAGGGACTTCTCCGCCGGGGAAAGCGGCCGGGCATGGGTATCGGACATCACCTATGTAAAAACGGCCAAGGGGTGGCTTTACCTGACCGTTGTCCTGGACCTTTTTGACCGTAAAGTACTGGGCTGGTCGCAAAGCGACGATCTGTGCGCGGAGAAAACCACGGTGGCAGCATGGAAAATGGCAGTTGTCAACCGTCCGCCCTCAAAGAAACTGATCTTTCATTCGGACAGGGGCATACAATATGCCTGCCATGATTTTGTCAATTTACTGGACAGCTACAAATGTGTTGAAAGGAGCATGAGCAGAAAAGGAAATTGTTGGGACAATGCCGTGGCCGAGAGCTTCTTTAAGACCATAAAGGTCGAACTCATCTATAGAAACGGCTACCGGGAGAAAAAGGAAGCTGCGCTATCGATATTCGAATGGATCGAAACATGGTACAACAGGAACAGGAGACACTCCGCTCTTGGTAATATGACAATCAATGAATTTGAGAAATCAATGCAACTTAAAAATGTAGCTTAA
- a CDS encoding chemotaxis protein CheB — protein sequence MAKANYSKEFPLVGVGASAGGVDSFKKFLGAIPDNSGMAYILVQHLSPSHDSILPEILRRTSRLPVQEISDDCHLEADHVYVIPENKLLEVTDHSLNLVPREEGQHHMPIDKFFGSLARRHGKLAVGVVLSGTANDGTAGLREIKEHGGITFAEDPESAAWPGMPRSAVEAGVVDFILASEDIPPKLVKVRANFEGGTDHEDGEERHIDGEGLQKILSVVRQKSGVDFNYYKKPTISRRIGRRMAINQMAHHVDYHELLKDDPKEQELLFQDMLIKVTSFFRDPEIFAKLEEEIFPKLLKERSGEDTIRIWVAGCATGEEVFSLAMCLFDALEASGIGRYKGPKIQIFASDISEPVIKKARSGIYSQSELETVSEERRNRYFNRTDGNFRVIKSIRDSVVFTVHNFLMDPPFRSVDLISCRNVFIYLEPFLQKKALSTFHYALKENGFLLMGKSESVAKPTDYFVPYSKNEKIYSRKAGEGRFEPAQTATKQPLLDLGDKKEKISPPAKTDFRKSADRKLVTEYTPASLIVDAHYEIVHINGHIEPFVTPQSGRPTHELLKTARKELAFELRNALRKVKESEKKVRKEGVPVKTEWEEFSVDFEIVPLIDIVEPHYLILFWKSSEDRSFYEEVRKMLEPVFPVKGKSEVRQRNEALEKELEQLREDMRGISEEQEAHNEELQSGLATKKRTFS from the coding sequence ATGGCCAAGGCAAATTATTCAAAAGAATTTCCCCTGGTCGGCGTCGGAGCCTCTGCGGGCGGTGTCGATTCGTTCAAAAAATTTTTGGGCGCGATTCCAGACAATTCCGGGATGGCCTACATTTTGGTACAACACCTCTCCCCCTCGCACGACAGTATCTTGCCGGAGATTCTTCGCCGCACCAGCCGGCTTCCCGTACAGGAAATCAGTGACGATTGTCATTTAGAGGCCGATCATGTCTATGTGATTCCCGAGAACAAGCTGCTCGAGGTCACCGACCATTCCCTGAATTTGGTGCCAAGGGAAGAGGGCCAACACCATATGCCCATAGATAAATTTTTTGGCTCGTTGGCCCGAAGGCACGGTAAGCTGGCAGTCGGGGTAGTACTATCGGGTACGGCCAATGACGGAACGGCAGGCCTAAGGGAAATCAAGGAACACGGAGGCATTACTTTTGCCGAAGACCCCGAGTCGGCCGCCTGGCCAGGGATGCCCCGCAGCGCGGTCGAAGCCGGCGTCGTCGATTTTATTCTCGCGTCCGAGGACATTCCTCCCAAGCTGGTCAAGGTACGGGCGAACTTTGAGGGTGGCACAGACCATGAAGACGGGGAGGAAAGGCATATTGATGGCGAAGGACTTCAAAAAATTCTCTCGGTGGTACGACAAAAAAGCGGGGTCGATTTCAACTATTACAAAAAACCTACCATTTCAAGGCGAATCGGCCGTAGAATGGCCATCAACCAAATGGCCCACCACGTAGATTACCACGAACTGCTCAAAGACGACCCCAAAGAACAGGAACTACTGTTTCAGGACATGTTGATCAAGGTCACCAGTTTTTTTAGGGATCCCGAGATTTTCGCAAAACTAGAGGAGGAAATTTTCCCCAAACTCCTGAAAGAACGGTCCGGGGAAGATACCATCCGTATCTGGGTGGCGGGCTGCGCCACCGGAGAGGAGGTGTTCTCCTTGGCCATGTGTCTTTTCGATGCGCTGGAGGCATCTGGCATAGGGCGTTATAAGGGGCCAAAAATACAGATTTTCGCCTCTGACATTTCGGAGCCCGTTATCAAAAAGGCACGTAGCGGTATCTATAGCCAAAGCGAACTGGAAACGGTTTCCGAAGAACGGCGGAACCGCTACTTTAACCGTACCGACGGTAATTTTAGGGTTATCAAGTCGATTCGCGATAGCGTTGTATTTACCGTCCATAATTTTTTAATGGACCCCCCCTTTCGGAGCGTGGACCTGATCAGCTGCCGCAACGTGTTTATCTACCTCGAACCCTTTCTACAAAAGAAAGCACTCTCTACCTTTCACTATGCCCTCAAGGAAAACGGTTTTCTGCTCATGGGAAAATCGGAGAGTGTCGCCAAGCCGACGGACTATTTCGTCCCGTACTCGAAAAATGAAAAAATATATTCCCGCAAGGCGGGCGAAGGGCGGTTCGAGCCGGCTCAAACCGCCACTAAGCAACCTTTGCTCGACCTTGGGGACAAAAAAGAGAAAATTTCTCCGCCCGCGAAAACAGATTTTAGAAAGAGCGCGGATCGAAAGCTGGTCACCGAGTATACCCCGGCGAGCCTCATCGTCGACGCCCATTACGAAATCGTGCATATCAACGGGCACATCGAGCCGTTCGTGACACCACAATCGGGCCGGCCCACCCACGAACTGCTGAAGACCGCTCGCAAAGAACTTGCCTTTGAACTGCGCAACGCCCTGCGCAAAGTTAAAGAGTCAGAGAAGAAAGTCCGGAAAGAAGGAGTGCCGGTTAAAACAGAATGGGAGGAATTTTCGGTCGATTTCGAGATTGTGCCGCTTATCGATATCGTGGAACCCCATTACCTTATTCTGTTCTGGAAGAGCTCGGAAGACCGGTCGTTCTACGAGGAGGTCAGAAAAATGCTCGAGCCCGTGTTCCCCGTTAAGGGAAAAAGCGAGGTTCGGCAACGCAACGAGGCCCTTGAAAAGGAACTGGAACAGCTGCGGGAAGACATGCGCGGCATCAGCGAAGAACAGGAGGCCCACAACGAAGAGCTGCAGAGTGGACTTGCAACAAAAAAACGGACATTTAGTTAA
- a CDS encoding response regulator, producing MHEHQIYLIVDDDSDDIDFFCEAIEKIRPKAKCLIALNGEEALQLLRETDKPLPDYIFLDLNMPRMDGKTCLGALKTDNTLSDIPVIIYTTSGHHKDREETTKLGADYYLVKPTSFDQLCKAIEKAVKAVGKSTSSETV from the coding sequence ATGCACGAACACCAAATATACCTTATCGTTGACGACGATAGCGATGATATCGATTTTTTTTGTGAAGCTATTGAAAAAATACGGCCTAAAGCGAAATGTCTCATCGCCCTGAACGGCGAAGAGGCCCTACAACTATTGCGCGAAACTGACAAGCCGTTGCCCGATTATATCTTTTTGGACCTGAACATGCCCCGAATGGATGGCAAAACTTGTTTGGGAGCGCTGAAAACCGACAATACCCTTAGCGATATCCCCGTTATCATCTATACCACCTCCGGACACCATAAAGACAGGGAGGAAACGACCAAGCTTGGGGCAGATTATTATTTGGTCAAACCCACTTCTTTTGACCAGTTATGTAAGGCCATCGAAAAAGCGGTCAAAGCAGTAGGAAAAAGTACGTCTTCCGAAACCGTGTAA
- the tal gene encoding transaldolase produces the protein MNPLLEILQQGQSIWLDLLDRNMMDSGKLQSLIDDDGLRGVTSNPAIFEKAISNSSDYDDDLAKISEGKEDNEAIFFELAVKDIQRAADFFEPIYKETEGQDGFVSLEVSPFLARDTQGTVEQARELWNKVDRKNVMIKIPGTKEGLPAIRQCIGEGININVTLLFGLPRYKEVTDAYLSGLEDRLNDGKPIGGVASVASFFLSRIDVMVDPMLEAKGLDDLKGEVAIASAKKAYQIYKDVFSSDRFKNLEERSAKPQRVLWASTSTKDPSFSDVKYVEALIGPETVNTLPMDTLDAFRDHGKVANRLTENMEHADKIMQRLKENDIDIDKITQNLVDEGIEKFNKPFNKLLDGIETQKSKMA, from the coding sequence ATGAACCCACTATTGGAAATACTGCAACAAGGCCAAAGCATATGGCTCGATTTACTAGATCGGAATATGATGGATTCCGGAAAACTACAATCCCTTATCGATGATGATGGCCTGAGGGGCGTTACCTCGAATCCCGCGATCTTTGAAAAGGCGATCAGCAACAGTTCGGACTACGATGACGACCTGGCCAAAATTTCGGAGGGAAAAGAGGACAACGAGGCCATCTTTTTTGAATTGGCCGTAAAGGATATTCAACGGGCGGCCGATTTCTTCGAACCCATCTATAAAGAGACCGAGGGCCAGGATGGTTTCGTAAGCTTGGAGGTCTCCCCGTTCTTGGCCCGGGATACCCAGGGCACCGTGGAACAAGCACGGGAACTGTGGAACAAGGTCGATCGCAAGAACGTGATGATCAAGATTCCCGGTACCAAGGAAGGCCTGCCCGCCATCCGCCAGTGTATCGGCGAAGGCATCAACATCAATGTGACCCTGTTATTCGGACTCCCCAGATACAAAGAGGTGACCGATGCCTATCTCAGCGGTCTTGAAGACCGTCTCAACGACGGGAAGCCCATAGGAGGCGTGGCCTCGGTGGCCAGCTTTTTCCTAAGCCGTATCGATGTGATGGTCGATCCCATGCTAGAGGCAAAGGGCTTGGACGACCTAAAAGGCGAAGTAGCCATCGCTTCCGCCAAGAAGGCCTACCAGATTTATAAGGACGTATTCTCAAGCGACCGGTTCAAGAACTTGGAGGAGCGCAGTGCCAAGCCGCAACGCGTACTCTGGGCCAGTACCAGCACCAAAGACCCCTCGTTCAGCGATGTTAAATATGTGGAGGCGCTTATCGGTCCCGAAACCGTTAATACCTTGCCTATGGACACCTTGGATGCCTTCCGTGACCACGGTAAAGTGGCCAACCGCTTGACCGAGAATATGGAACATGCCGACAAAATCATGCAACGGCTTAAGGAAAACGATATCGATATCGACAAGATCACCCAAAATCTGGTGGACGAGGGTATCGAAAAATTCAACAAGCCCTTTAATAAACTATTGGACGGTATCGAGACCCAAAAATCTAAAATGGCGTAG
- a CDS encoding pyridoxal phosphate-dependent decarboxylase family protein produces MHEIDFASIEMTLDVMKYAIDRITNRNPQMGRPKKEEELRELVGETITDKGIGGENAFRLFRDVLVKATVPIDHPRHLAFVPAAPSRAAIMFDLVTSASSIHGAYWMEGAGGIYCENEAMKWLVSLTGLPKPAFGVFTSGGTAANLSALVTAREHWRRDPENENQKGLILTSIGAHSSIKAMARVIDVDMLLVETEDAMSGRALQEHIETLDPQQRKRLFAVVATGGTTNAGIIDDLSGIAEVCEFENLWYHVDAAYGGGALAADSVRHLFNGIERADSITIDPHKWLFSPYDCGAVIYKHPEQARYAHAQEGSYLDIFKDEGAEGFNPADYQIQLTRRVRGMPLWFSLAMHGTDIYKRAVEEGIRLANLAGRLIEENPAVELVREPSLSCVLFRRKGWSPEAYRNWTYQNQRDGFALVTPTKWKQGDTYETVARFCFINPHTTEEDVAAILRTME; encoded by the coding sequence ATGCACGAGATCGATTTTGCCTCTATTGAGATGACCCTTGATGTCATGAAATACGCCATTGACCGGATTACAAATCGAAATCCGCAAATGGGCCGTCCGAAAAAAGAGGAGGAACTCCGCGAATTGGTCGGGGAGACTATCACGGATAAAGGTATCGGGGGCGAGAACGCTTTTCGGTTGTTCCGCGATGTGCTGGTCAAGGCGACCGTTCCCATCGACCATCCGCGGCACTTGGCCTTTGTGCCGGCCGCACCCTCCCGAGCTGCGATCATGTTCGATCTGGTTACCTCGGCCTCGAGCATCCACGGCGCCTATTGGATGGAGGGTGCCGGGGGAATCTACTGCGAGAATGAGGCCATGAAGTGGCTGGTATCGCTAACAGGACTCCCGAAACCGGCCTTTGGCGTGTTTACCAGCGGGGGCACCGCCGCCAATCTCTCGGCCTTGGTCACGGCTCGGGAGCACTGGCGCAGAGACCCCGAAAACGAAAATCAAAAGGGACTTATTTTGACCTCCATCGGGGCACATTCCTCCATCAAGGCCATGGCCCGGGTCATCGACGTTGACATGTTGTTGGTGGAGACTGAAGATGCCATGTCGGGCCGCGCGCTTCAGGAACACATCGAAACCTTGGATCCACAGCAGCGCAAGCGGCTTTTTGCCGTCGTCGCTACCGGTGGCACCACCAATGCCGGTATCATCGACGATCTATCGGGCATCGCCGAGGTCTGCGAATTTGAAAACTTATGGTACCATGTCGATGCGGCCTATGGGGGCGGGGCCCTTGCCGCCGATTCCGTGCGCCATCTGTTCAACGGCATCGAGAGGGCGGACAGTATTACCATCGATCCCCACAAATGGCTGTTTTCGCCCTACGATTGCGGCGCGGTCATCTATAAGCACCCCGAACAGGCCCGTTATGCGCACGCCCAAGAAGGATCGTATCTCGATATATTTAAGGACGAAGGCGCGGAAGGCTTTAATCCCGCGGATTACCAGATTCAGTTGACCCGGCGCGTTCGCGGTATGCCGCTTTGGTTTTCCCTGGCCATGCACGGCACGGATATCTATAAACGGGCCGTGGAAGAGGGCATTCGGTTGGCCAATTTGGCGGGTCGGCTTATCGAAGAAAACCCCGCGGTGGAGCTGGTCCGCGAACCCAGCCTTTCCTGTGTGCTCTTCCGGCGAAAAGGCTGGTCGCCCGAAGCCTATCGGAACTGGACCTACCAAAACCAGCGCGACGGCTTTGCCCTGGTGACCCCGACCAAATGGAAACAAGGCGATACCTACGAAACCGTGGCCCGGTTCTGCTTTATCAATCCCCATACCACGGAAGAAGATGTCGCCGCCATTTTAAGGACGATGGAGTAG
- the bshC gene encoding bacillithiol biosynthesis cysteine-adding enzyme BshC, whose translation MDIDHLAFDRTGYFTPLICDYLAKDQNIKGLYHRYPELDSFGGQIAEKTAHFPDANRALLYDVLREQYKGTEMTPETESHLKKLKEPISFTVVTGHQLNLFSGPLYFLYKIISTIKLTKSLKKAYPKYNFVPIYWMATEDHDFEEINFFNFKGKKLQWNKEASGAVGDLDTVGLSDVSDAFANALGGSDNADRLKTLFRMAYLEHDTLTAATRYLANALFGDYGLVILDGDHPALKKLMIPYAQKDIFERIPFQKVSEAIAKLEGLSENYTIQVNPREINYFYLKEGFRERIIEQGGTYFIDNTEIRFSRDDLQQELDRHPERFSPNVITRPVYQEVVLPNLCYIGGGGEIAYWLQLKSTFEALEVPFPVLLLRNSALVITEKQKKKLQRMNLKVVDLFLKQSSLINKKIREISNIDIDFSPQKRYLEEQFQDLYDLAEQTDKSFLGAVKAQEVKQKKGLDNLEGRLLRAQKRKLEDQVRRMTEIQNALFPNQSLQERHLNFSELYLELGDDLIPLLMEALDPLRLEFTLLEV comes from the coding sequence ATGGATATCGACCACCTTGCTTTTGACCGTACCGGGTATTTTACGCCGCTTATCTGCGATTACCTCGCCAAAGACCAAAACATAAAGGGCCTGTACCACCGCTATCCTGAACTTGACAGTTTTGGAGGTCAGATTGCCGAAAAGACGGCGCATTTTCCCGATGCCAACAGGGCGCTCCTGTATGACGTTCTAAGGGAACAATATAAGGGAACGGAGATGACGCCGGAAACCGAAAGCCATCTCAAAAAACTCAAGGAGCCAATCAGCTTTACCGTGGTTACCGGCCATCAACTGAACCTGTTTAGCGGCCCCCTTTACTTTCTCTATAAGATTATTTCGACCATCAAGCTGACCAAGTCCCTGAAAAAAGCCTATCCGAAGTACAATTTCGTGCCTATCTATTGGATGGCGACGGAGGACCATGACTTCGAGGAAATCAATTTTTTTAATTTTAAAGGGAAAAAACTTCAGTGGAACAAGGAGGCTTCGGGGGCGGTAGGCGATCTGGATACAGTGGGACTTTCCGACGTGTCCGACGCATTCGCCAATGCCCTTGGAGGCAGCGACAATGCCGACCGGCTTAAAACGCTGTTCCGGATGGCCTATCTCGAGCACGATACCCTCACGGCGGCCACCCGCTATCTGGCCAATGCCCTTTTTGGGGATTACGGATTGGTCATTTTGGATGGGGACCATCCTGCGTTGAAGAAGTTGATGATTCCCTACGCCCAAAAGGACATTTTCGAACGTATTCCCTTTCAAAAAGTTTCGGAGGCCATCGCCAAGCTCGAAGGGCTGTCCGAAAACTACACGATTCAGGTCAATCCCCGTGAAATCAATTATTTTTATCTAAAGGAAGGGTTTCGGGAACGGATCATAGAGCAAGGCGGCACCTATTTTATCGATAATACCGAAATCCGGTTTTCAAGAGATGACCTACAGCAGGAATTGGATCGGCACCCCGAACGTTTTTCGCCCAATGTCATCACCCGGCCGGTCTATCAAGAAGTCGTACTGCCCAACCTTTGCTATATCGGCGGGGGCGGGGAAATTGCCTATTGGCTCCAGTTGAAATCCACTTTCGAGGCCCTGGAAGTCCCCTTTCCCGTGCTGCTGCTACGTAATTCGGCCCTGGTCATCACCGAAAAGCAAAAGAAGAAACTGCAGCGGATGAACCTTAAGGTGGTCGATCTTTTTCTCAAGCAAAGCAGCCTTATCAATAAAAAAATCCGGGAAATCTCCAACATCGATATCGATTTCTCCCCCCAAAAACGCTATCTGGAAGAGCAGTTCCAAGACCTCTACGATTTGGCGGAGCAGACTGATAAGTCCTTTCTCGGCGCAGTCAAGGCGCAGGAGGTCAAGCAGAAAAAGGGCCTCGATAATCTCGAGGGACGGCTGCTGCGGGCCCAAAAGCGGAAGCTCGAAGACCAGGTGCGGCGGATGACCGAAATCCAGAACGCGCTTTTTCCCAATCAGTCTTTACAGGAGCGCCATCTGAATTTCTCCGAGCTCTATCTGGAACTGGGCGATGACCTGATTCCCCTATTGATGGAGGCCCTGGATCCCTTGCGGTTGGAATTTACGCTGTTGGAGGTATAG